The window GAACTGGATGGAAGGCCGGGGGTAAAAGAGGTATCCGCAGAACTGATGCAGAAACTGGAGGAATCATGACGTTTTGCACGGCGATTAATTGTATGGACGGGCGGGTGCAGCTCCCGGTCATTACGTATCTTCAGAAGCGTTTTGACGCCATCTATGTGGACGTGATCACCGAACCGGGTCCCAACCGGATTCTCGCCGATCAGACGGACAGCACTCTGACCGCATCCATCTTGAACCGTGTGAACATCTCCGTCAACAAACACGGTTCTACCAACATAGCGGTCGTCGGCCACTATGACTGTGCGGGGAATCCCACTCCGGAAGAAGAACAGCTGGTCCAGACCAGGAAGGCCGTTGCGCTGCTCCGCAAGGAACATCCGGGGTGCACCGTTATCGGTCTTTGGGTGGATCGGGATTGGGAAGTAAGCGAAATTCCCTCCGATGCATCCTAGCCGGATATCCGGGCAGGAATGGTGTTACTCGGCAGGGTCACCGCGAAGGTGACCCTCTGCCCTTCCTCGCCGGCCACATGCAGGCTGACGCTGAACTTAGATTCCTTCATTGTGCCACCTTCTCCCGACCCTTATGATCAAATAAAAACAGCGGAGTGGCTGAAAAGCCTACCCGCTGTTTTTTTATACAACCGATTTGTTACCTAGCGTCTTCATCACTTATCTTTATCACGTTTTTTTCCGCCAGCACATGCATTTCTTCATTGCTGTAACCAAGCTCTGCCAATAGTTCTTTTGTATCGGCGCCTATGGCCTCGGCGGGATTGCTGCGCAGCCCGAAATCATAGTCCCTGATGCGGATTGGCAGGCGGGGCATCTTGGTTTCTACCCCGCCGGGAAACATGGTATGGATAAGTCCACTTTTCTCTTGGTTGAGCTGCGGGTCATCGAACAAGTCTTCGGGGCGGGCAACCGGCGAAAAACATATCCCGGCTTCGTCGCATAACCGGATCGCTTCCGCTTTGGTGTATTGTTTGATCATCTTTTCCACTTCCGGGATAAACCACTCGCGCTGGTCGATACGACCGTTGTTGGAATTGAGCCTCTCATCTTCCAGCCAATCCTGTCGATTAAAGGCTTCACAGAAACTTCGCCAATGCTTTTCGCTGATCAAGCCGATGAAAATGTTTTCCTTATCTTTGGTTTCAAACAAACGATAGACTGACCAGGCACTGACCCTGACCGGCATCGGGGGAACCGGCTCGCCGGTCAGTGCAGAGTAGGCCATATGCTGGCCCATGGCGAAGGCAGTAGTTTCAAACAAAGCGCTCTTCACCTCAGCTCCTTTTCCGGTCCTCTGCCTGTCGTACAAGGCCGTCATGATGCCGATGACACCGAACATGCCGCCTGTGATATCAATAATGGACGTCCCTGCTCTCGTGGGCTGTCCGGGAGGACCGGTCATGTAGGCCAGGCCACCCATCATTTGCACCACTTCATCCATTGCGACCCGTTTTTCGTACGGACCGGGCATGAATCCTTTGAGCGAACAGTAAATCAGCACGGGGTTTTCCTTGGAAAGGGGTTCGTATCCATACCCCAGCCTCTCCATGGTTCCCGGCCCGAAATTTTCGATGAGAACGTCGGCCGAACGAATCAGTTTAAAAACGATTTCTTTTCCTTCAGAAGATTTGAGGTCCACGGCCAATGATTTCATATTCCGTGTGAAGTAAGGATAGTAGCCCACCCCGAATCCTTTGAGGCGCCGGGTGGGATCACCGCCGGGCGGTTCAAGATGGATCACCTCGGCACCCATATCGGCCATTATCATTCCAGTGGTCGGTCCCATGACCGCATGGGTGAAAGCAAGAACCCGGATTCCTTCCAGGGGGAGCTGTTTTTCGTTTGCATTCATGTAAAGGGCCTCCTTTCCAGTCCCGGCTTTTTTGTCCCAGTATTGGATCATTGTCCGGCTTGAAGACAGCGC is drawn from Deltaproteobacteria bacterium and contains these coding sequences:
- a CDS encoding CoA transferase, which encodes MNANEKQLPLEGIRVLAFTHAVMGPTTGMIMADMGAEVIHLEPPGGDPTRRLKGFGVGYYPYFTRNMKSLAVDLKSSEGKEIVFKLIRSADVLIENFGPGTMERLGYGYEPLSKENPVLIYCSLKGFMPGPYEKRVAMDEVVQMMGGLAYMTGPPGQPTRAGTSIIDITGGMFGVIGIMTALYDRQRTGKGAEVKSALFETTAFAMGQHMAYSALTGEPVPPMPVRVSAWSVYRLFETKDKENIFIGLISEKHWRSFCEAFNRQDWLEDERLNSNNGRIDQREWFIPEVEKMIKQYTKAEAIRLCDEAGICFSPVARPEDLFDDPQLNQEKSGLIHTMFPGGVETKMPRLPIRIRDYDFGLRSNPAEAIGADTKELLAELGYSNEEMHVLAEKNVIKISDEDAR